A stretch of the Nitratifractor salsuginis DSM 16511 genome encodes the following:
- a CDS encoding sulfite exporter TauE/SafE family protein, which yields MSPELLHYGIYFLLTLGLSTLFAMGGVGSAIVLVPTFNMMGMPLNLAKAIGLFINSSSTITASVMNFFRGVLDIRFALPLVIAILLATPIGAYASKFVPVVTVKWILVAFLITAAFLLLYTKRETKVVYDKAWILFLIGFSVGIISGMIGVGGGALIMPLLILLGFDAKKAAYAVSFIIPFSSLGAFFTYLSFVKMDWILLAVVTVAAIMGGYLGDRIMHYRLTPSQVKKLIAVLLLLLAAKMIAGLLHLHL from the coding sequence ATGAGCCCCGAACTGCTCCATTACGGGATATACTTCCTCCTTACGCTGGGGCTTTCGACCCTCTTTGCCATGGGCGGGGTGGGTTCGGCCATCGTGCTGGTGCCTACCTTCAATATGATGGGAATGCCCCTCAATCTCGCCAAGGCGATCGGACTCTTTATCAACAGCTCCTCCACCATCACCGCCTCGGTGATGAACTTTTTCCGGGGGGTGCTCGATATCCGTTTCGCCCTCCCCCTGGTCATCGCCATCCTCCTCGCCACGCCCATCGGAGCCTACGCCAGCAAATTCGTCCCTGTCGTCACCGTCAAGTGGATCCTTGTCGCCTTCCTCATCACCGCGGCATTTCTGCTGCTCTATACCAAGCGGGAGACCAAGGTCGTCTATGACAAGGCGTGGATCCTCTTTTTGATCGGTTTCAGTGTGGGGATCATTTCGGGGATGATCGGCGTGGGCGGCGGAGCGTTGATTATGCCGCTGTTGATTCTGCTGGGCTTCGATGCCAAAAAGGCCGCCTATGCCGTCAGCTTCATCATCCCCTTCTCTTCTTTGGGAGCCTTTTTCACCTATCTGAGCTTCGTGAAGATGGATTGGATCCTTCTGGCGGTGGTGACCGTAGCGGCAATTATGGGAGGCTATCTGGGTGACCGCATTATGCACTACCGCCTCACCCCCTCCCAGGTCAAGAAGCTCATCGCCGTGCTCTTGCTGCTCCTGGCAGCCAAAATGATCGCAGGGCTTTTGCACCTGCATCTCTAA
- a CDS encoding twin-arginine translocation signal domain-containing protein — MKRRDFMKNAALVAGAMGLAASSANASGMGAACVLGSTPTAPGKGEKAPKGPVTYYTEFKIWIPEREKMVHHMEKLVQKLKKERGFLSFSLKNMVGDSTMVHNYPTNLKGILETAYLDAAKEDSLPLFYSLFVRFASYEDLKRSGVMEDFRALMKSFGGLSENFSEGVYVTVSAGDREKIYLSRKEIEHFLRHQADVPISDLVTVNNHVAILAKDREVFNKKSTALLKVAQDTFRPAKGDFDYNPKFPKGMPGSYQNLHYRAAVTTEILQSAFAPDGKYRYLFHGTWETVYDHENSHIDPRFRHHVMAILPYIVEGPIEPFYKTTVLVNG, encoded by the coding sequence ATGAAAAGACGTGACTTTATGAAAAATGCTGCTTTGGTCGCCGGAGCTATGGGTCTGGCCGCTTCCAGCGCGAATGCGAGTGGAATGGGTGCCGCCTGTGTCCTCGGCTCTACCCCCACCGCTCCCGGTAAAGGTGAAAAAGCCCCCAAAGGGCCGGTAACCTACTACACCGAATTCAAAATCTGGATCCCCGAGCGGGAGAAAATGGTCCATCATATGGAAAAACTGGTTCAAAAACTCAAAAAAGAGCGCGGTTTCCTTTCCTTCTCACTCAAAAATATGGTCGGCGACTCAACCATGGTGCACAACTATCCCACCAACCTCAAAGGGATCCTGGAGACCGCCTATCTCGATGCGGCCAAGGAAGACAGCCTTCCCCTCTTCTACTCCCTTTTCGTCCGCTTCGCCAGTTACGAAGATTTGAAACGCTCCGGCGTTATGGAAGACTTCAGAGCGCTGATGAAGAGCTTTGGCGGCCTGAGTGAAAACTTCTCCGAGGGGGTCTATGTGACCGTCTCCGCGGGCGACCGGGAGAAAATCTACCTCAGCCGCAAAGAGATCGAACACTTCCTGCGCCATCAGGCCGACGTTCCCATCAGCGACCTGGTCACCGTCAACAACCACGTGGCGATCCTGGCCAAAGACCGGGAAGTCTTCAACAAGAAGAGCACCGCACTGCTGAAAGTGGCGCAGGATACCTTCCGCCCCGCCAAAGGAGACTTCGACTACAACCCCAAATTCCCCAAGGGAATGCCCGGTTCCTATCAGAATCTCCACTACCGTGCCGCGGTAACCACCGAAATTCTCCAGAGCGCCTTCGCTCCCGACGGCAAGTATCGCTACCTCTTCCACGGAACCTGGGAAACCGTCTACGATCATGAAAACTCCCACATCGATCCCCGCTTCCGCCACCATGTCATGGCGATCCTGCCCTATATTGTCGAAGGGCCCATCGAGCCGTTCTACAAAACCACCGTTTTGGTCAACGGATAA
- a CDS encoding DUF4282 domain-containing protein, with amino-acid sequence MHDVLAFNHFITQDVLIVFYYIGAILMPLLMWLGRGWIVRNIAFAKRWDERLKRLNTSLSKRGKITTILAVIGFFLCMELCWRMVFEAMIGYFDMHDYLYEIYKHQHLGGLK; translated from the coding sequence ATGCATGACGTCCTGGCCTTCAACCACTTCATCACTCAGGATGTTCTGATCGTTTTCTACTACATCGGGGCCATCCTGATGCCGCTGTTGATGTGGCTGGGCCGTGGCTGGATCGTACGAAATATCGCGTTTGCAAAGCGATGGGACGAACGGCTGAAGAGACTCAATACATCGCTTTCCAAGCGTGGAAAAATAACAACGATCCTGGCCGTCATAGGGTTCTTTCTCTGTATGGAACTCTGCTGGCGTATGGTCTTCGAGGCGATGATCGGCTATTTCGATATGCACGATTATCTGTATGAAATTTACAAACACCAACATTTGGGAGGTTTGAAATGA
- a CDS encoding rhodanese-like domain-containing protein — protein MNTFPLNIVPSEMKNMRIEIEEFIDLYNKGEAELVDIRVPFETKVWQVNFGLQIPANELPERLEELPKDKLLVVACPKSDRSNMARTYLASKGYEVKYLVGGLLGLMERLKGGKAKDLKL, from the coding sequence ATGAACACCTTCCCCCTCAACATCGTTCCGAGTGAAATGAAAAACATGCGCATCGAGATCGAAGAGTTCATCGATCTCTACAACAAAGGCGAAGCGGAGCTGGTCGATATCCGGGTTCCTTTCGAGACCAAGGTTTGGCAAGTCAACTTCGGCCTGCAGATTCCGGCCAATGAACTGCCTGAGCGTCTGGAGGAGCTGCCTAAAGACAAGCTCCTCGTCGTCGCCTGTCCCAAGAGCGATCGCTCCAACATGGCCCGCACCTACCTCGCCTCCAAAGGATACGAGGTCAAATACCTCGTCGGCGGCCTACTGGGCCTGATGGAGCGCCTCAAGGGCGGCAAAGCCAAAGATCTGAAGCTCTGA
- a CDS encoding rhodanese-like domain-containing protein, producing MKELDFGEYLRNFGYDERKAMKIQMKELFELLEADKAQLVDIRFPEEYEAWHLGIGTHIPLNELPDRLDELDPSKTIVTMCPHYDRAEIARLFLKLKGFEARYLTDGMLGLVDYLRGDRAKNTLKRLKS from the coding sequence TTGAAAGAGTTGGATTTCGGTGAATATCTTCGAAATTTCGGATACGATGAACGCAAAGCGATGAAGATCCAGATGAAGGAGCTCTTCGAACTTTTAGAAGCGGACAAAGCCCAGCTGGTCGATATCCGTTTCCCCGAGGAGTATGAAGCGTGGCATCTGGGGATCGGCACCCATATCCCCCTCAACGAACTGCCCGACCGCCTGGACGAACTCGATCCGAGCAAGACCATCGTCACGATGTGCCCCCATTATGACCGGGCCGAGATCGCCCGGCTCTTTCTCAAGCTCAAGGGCTTCGAAGCCCGTTACCTGACCGACGGGATGCTGGGTCTGGTAGACTATCTCCGGGGCGACCGGGCCAAAAATACCCTGAAGCGGTTGAAGTCCTGA
- a CDS encoding HEPN domain-containing protein, which translates to MKDETRLWIEYAEENLASAKILLESHLYNPALQNTQQAIEKYLKAYIIEFGLGLPKTHNIAILKSLVEDHGTPNGQ; encoded by the coding sequence ATGAAAGATGAAACCCGCCTCTGGATCGAATATGCCGAAGAGAACCTCGCCTCAGCCAAAATTCTTCTGGAGAGCCATCTGTATAACCCTGCTTTGCAGAACACACAGCAAGCCATCGAAAAATATCTCAAAGCCTATATCATCGAATTCGGCCTCGGCCTTCCGAAAACCCATAATATTGCAATCCTCAAAAGCCTGGTAGAGGATCACGGAACACCGAATGGTCAGTGA
- a CDS encoding nucleotidyltransferase domain-containing protein: MKIGNNEKRYLISMIREKLSNFSEVERVIVFGSFLHSPTPHDIDIAVIQNSQEDYLSLSLKYRKVLRQISRKIPLDILPVKTDAHGTFMREIQTGESIYER; this comes from the coding sequence ATGAAGATAGGAAATAATGAAAAGCGATATCTCATTTCTATGATTCGGGAGAAACTCTCAAATTTTTCAGAAGTGGAACGTGTCATTGTTTTCGGTTCTTTCCTCCATAGTCCCACTCCCCACGATATTGATATCGCCGTAATACAAAACTCTCAAGAAGACTATCTTAGCCTCTCATTGAAATATCGGAAGGTCCTGCGCCAAATATCCCGAAAGATTCCTCTGGATATCCTTCCCGTCAAAACGGATGCCCATGGTACTTTTATGAGGGAGATTCAGACGGGAGAAAGCATCTATGAAAGATGA